In one window of Trichoderma breve strain T069 chromosome 7 map unlocalized scaffold00008, whole genome shotgun sequence DNA:
- a CDS encoding dual specificity phosphatase, catalytic domain-containing protein, translating to MGKREKHNSTSLVFPPSIFIGPVSAASSVQLLQTNSISHVLSIGASPSSKVPGVVYDRVSITDSPSSSIAKICDTACEIIEAALQSNNGTGRILVHCSAGISRSPAIVTAYLMKHHNKSLRAALGQIVRARPQASPNPGFLQELRDLELQLRGASSLDIDELPKREKERVALFPVDDSEVR from the coding sequence ATGGGCAAGCGAGAGAAACACAACTCCACTTCACTGGTGTTCCCTCCATCTATTTTTATCGGGCCGGTCTCTGCAGCCTCATCTGTCCAATTGCTGCAGACAAACTCAATATCGCATGTCTTGAGCATTGGCGCTAGCCCGTCAAGTAAGGTCCCAGGAGTTGTTTACGACCGCGTAAGCATCACCGACTCTCCGTCTTCGTCAATTGCCAAGATTTGTGACACTGCTTGCGAAATCATCGAGGCGGCGTTGCAGTCAAACAACGGCACGGGAAGGATATTGGTACACTGCTCTGCCGGTATATCACGCTCTCCGGCAATAGTTACGGCATACCTGATGAAGCATCACAACAAGTCATTGAGAGCGGCGCTGGGTCAGATTGTTCGGGCTCGTCCACAGGCATCGCCCAATCCGGGATTCTTACAAGAACTGAGAGATCTCGAACTTCAGTTACGTGGGGCATCGTCACTAGACATAGACGAGTTGCCGAAGcgggaaaaggagagggTAGCTCTCTTCCCTGTCGATGATTCTGAGGTTAGATAA
- a CDS encoding metallo-beta-lactamase superfamily domain-containing protein — protein MSSTTASQKATEPIIHDVFEQDTGTWQYVVADPSTNIAAIIDPVLDYDRATQSITTRTADSLLALVKEKGYKVDWVLETHVHADHLTAASYLQRRLGQEQGYSPSVAIGKRIGQVQKFFGQRYGVPEEQYGVVFDHLLDDDETFEIGDLQAMAMHLPGHTPDHMGYKVGDNVFCGDSVFNADIGTARCDFPGGSSNSLYSSGRKLLSLPDNVKIWTGHDYPPQGRSGPRAYMTVHEHRGQNKHLKDGITEKEFVTMRNERDATLAAPRMLHQSLQINIRGGRLPTPTEDGHRMLRLPLDLKAPEW, from the exons ATGTCGTCCACCACAGCGTCTCAAAAGGCCACGGAGCCCATCATTCATGACGTGTTTGAACAAGATACTGGTACATGGCAGTATGTTGTGGCTGACCCGTCGACAAACATCGCTGCCATCATTGATCCGGTGTTGGACTATGATCGCGCAACTCAAAGTATTACCACACGTACCGCCGACTCATTGCTAGCTTTAgtcaaggagaagggatACAAGGTCGACTGGGTATTAGAAACCCATGTCCATGCAGATCATCTCACCGCGGCATCATACCTGCAGCGCCGCCTGGGTCAAGAGCAGGGATACAGTCCATCCGTTGCTATTGGCAAGCGGATTGGTCAAGTGCAAAAGTTCTTTGGCCAGCGATATGGGGTTCCAGAGGAACAGTATGGAGTCGTCTTTGATCATCTTCTAGATGATGACGAGACGTTTGAGATTGGTGATTTGCAGGCCATGGCGATGCATCTCCCTGGCCATACGCCTGATCATATGGGATACAAAGTCGGAG ATAATGTCTTTTGTGGTGATTCTGTTTTCAACGCCGATATTGGCACTGCGCGGTGCGATTTTCCTGGCGGCAGCTCCAACAGTCTCTACTCTTCAGGTCGCAAGCTGCTCAGCTTGCCAGACAATGTCAAGATATGGACTGGCCATGACTATCCCCCTCAAGGACGCAGCGGCCCTAGGGCATACATGACTGTTCATGAACACAGAGGGCAAAACAAGCATCTCAAGGACGGCATCACAGAAAAGGAATTTGTTACCATGCGAAATGAGCGTGATGCTACACTGGCTGCACCACGGATGCTTCACCAGTCTCTCCAGATAAACATCCGAGGAGGGCGACTGCCCACTCCAACTGAAGATGGCCATCGAATGCTACGGCTACCGCTGGATTTAAAAGCCCCCGAATGGTAG
- a CDS encoding pyridine nucleotide-disulfide oxidoreductase domain-containing protein — protein MFQARSVSLACRAASRSASSAVSSRSFATVSNVSPGKSHRVVVIGGGAAGLDISHKLLRSGKFSQDDIAVVDPATWHHYQPGWTLVGGGLKNKEELRRPLNSLVDPKFKFYNDSVAGFSPEDNSITLGKGDKVSYEQLVVVPGIEINYGSVKGLSEALADSRSSVSTIYNYDTCDKAYDTIQRLQKGTAIFTQPAGPIKCAGAPQKILWLALDYWKRAGLYDSSNPSGSAIQISFATGMPVMFGVAKYNAALEQLRKERGVEGLFQHDLVAIDGNKATFALPDGKEAVTKQFDLLHVVPKMGPHAFVKNSALANEAGYVDVDDGTTRHKKYPNVWSAGDASSLPTSKTAAAITSQTPILVQNLLQTMEGKAAEATYDGYASCPLTTEYGKVLLAEFKYGGVPKETFGDWFGIDQAVPRRSFYYLKKHFFPWVYYNHMVKGTWGGPKGWSN, from the coding sequence atgttCCAAGCACGCTCAGTGTCTCTAGCTTGCCGAGCTGCGAGCCGTTCCGCGAGCTCTGCCGTCTCTTCCCGGAGCTTCGCAACTGTTTCCAATGTCTCTCCTGGCAAGAGTCATCGAGTTGTTGTAATTGGAGGCGGTGCCGCTGGCCTGGATATTAGCCATAAGCTCCTTCGATCTGGCAAATTCTCCCAGGATGAcattgctgttgttgatccCGCAACGTGGCACCATTACCAGCCTGGGTGGACCCTCGTGGGCGGCGGcctcaagaacaaggaggagctgcgaAGGCCTCTAAACAGCCTTGTTGACCCCAAGTTCAAATTCTATAACGACAGCGTTGCTGGCTTCTCACCTGAGGATAACTCAATTACACTGGGCAAGGGCGACAAAGTCAGCTATGAGCAGCTGGTTGTTGTACCTGGCATCGAGATCAACTACGGTAGCGTCAAGGGCCTCTCCGAGGCTCTAGCGGACTCAAGAAGTTCCGTCTCAACCATTTACAACTACGACACGTGCGACAAGGCATACGACACTATTCAGAGACTTCAGAAGGGTACTGCCATTTTCACTCAGCCCGCAGGCCCCATCAAGTGCGCAGGTGCCCCCCAAAAGATCTTGTGGCTCGCTCTGGATTACTGGAAGCGCGCGGGGCTGTATGACTCCAGCAATCCCTCCGGCTCTGCCATCCAAATCAGCTTTGCCACCGGAATGCCTGTGATGTTCGGCGTTGCCAAGTATAACGCCGCTCTGGAGCAGCTCCGTAAGGAAAGGGGAGTTGAGGGATTATTCCAGCACGATCTCGTAGCCATCGACGGCAACAAGGCTACTTTTGCGCTGCCGGATGGAAAGGAAGCTGTCACAAAGCAGTTTGACCTTTTGCACGTTGTACCCAAAATGGGTCCTCATGCCTTTGTTAAGAACAGTGCTCTGGCGAACGAGGCTGGCtatgttgatgttgatgacggcacAACTCGCCACAAGAAATACCCAAATGTCTGGTCCGCTGGGGATGCATCCAGTCTTCCGACATCCAAGACCGCGGCTGCCATTACTTCGCAGACACCCATTCTAGTTCAAAATCTGTTGCAAACTATGGAGGGCAAAGCCGCCGAAGCAACTTATGATGGATATGCCTCGTGTCCTCTTACGACAGAGTACGGCAAGGTCCTTCTTGCTGAGTTCAAGTATGGAGGAGTACCAAAAGAGACTTTTGGCGACTGGTTTGGTATTGATCAGGCAGTCCCTCGGAGATCCTTTTACTACCTGAAGAAGCACTTTTTCCCATGGGTTTACTATAACCACATGGTGAAGGGAACCTGGGGAGGACCGAAAGGCTGGTCCAACTAG
- a CDS encoding carboxylesterase family domain-containing protein: MKSTLSFLSWLALAKGATVHQQPLPTVDLGYQVHRAISFDETIKAYNFTNIPFAEPPLGSLRFNAPVPPKGRKSGIQDGSVGKVCPQAFPNWLAMSSAPDGRTTEDCLVLDVLVPQKVFNEKRSKASKGAPVLVWIYGGGYILGDKTMMGVPNGVMAATQTKGSDGAIWVAMNYRLGAFGFLSGPTFLEQGGVANAGLLDQRLALEWVQKNIHLFGGDPDNVTVMGVSAGGGSIMHQITAYGGQKPAPFRRAIPQSAGLVPVPGNKKAEQAFDGFLELLNVTTLAEARALSSEKLIAANAKQVSTAPYGGFVHGPTVDGSFVPGMPSKLFLQGSYAKDIEIISTFNANEGVLFTDPAAYNDETLFRKQIQDIFTTLSSDDADFIFETLYPTKYDGSMPYTNSLGRAQLVIAEASIFCNQNSMVKAAQKQGVAAFAFQNSIWPAIHGSDQRYLFPSGPTTPANAQVSTVMWDIIAGFVNNGSPIKPPVHSASIPAYGKSDSILNLLDNAYSVIRDPTTNARCDWWQKALYY, translated from the exons ATGAAATCCACACTGTCGTTCTTGTCTTGGCTAGCTTTGGCCAAAGGCGCTACCGTTCATCAGCAACCGCTACCAACGGTAGACCTTGGATATCAGGTCCACCGAGCAATCTCATTCGAT GAAACCATCAAAGCTTACAACTTCACAAACATTCCCTTTGCCGAGCCTCCCCTAGGTTCTCTTAGATTCAACGCGCCAGTTCCACCCAAAGGACGTAAATCGGGCATTCAAGACGGAAGCGTTGGCAAAGTTTGCCCACAGGCGTTTCCCAATTGGCTGGCAATGTCCTCA GCGCCTGATGGTCGGACTACAGAAGATTGTCTTGTTCTAGACGTTTTGGTCCCACAAAAGGTGTTCAATGAGAAGCGTAGTAAGGCTAGCAAAGGAGCCCCGGTTTTGGTATGGATATAT GGGGGTGGATATATCCTTGGGGATAAGACAATGATGGGGGTCCCAAATGGTGTCATGGCCGCAACTCAAACAAAAGGTAGCGACGGCGCCATCTGGGTGGCTATGAATTACCGTCTTGGCGCTTTTGGATTTCTCTCTGGCCCCACGTTTCTGGAGCAAGGTGGCGTTGCGAACGCTGGGCTTTTAGACCAGAGACTTGCACTTGAATGGGTTCAGAAGAATATCCACTTGTTCGGAGGCGATCCCGATAATGTAACTGTTATGGGTGTTTCTGCTGGTGGCGGATCGATCATGCACCAAATCACGGCCTATGGTGGGCAAAAGCCTGCTCCCTTCCGTCGAGCTATCCCCCAATCGGCCGGTCTTGTCCCAGTACCTGGAAATAAGAAAGCAGAGCAGGCGTTCGATGGGTTCCTCGAGCTTCTTAACGTTACGACGCTGGCTGAAGCACGGGCCTTGTCTTCGGAGAAACTGATAGCTGCGAATGCGAAGCAAGTCAGCACTGCTCCCTATGGCGGATTTGTACACGGCCCAACGGTTGACGGATCTTTTGTGCCGGGAATGCCCTCGAAGTTGTTTCTCCAAGGCTCGTATGCCAAGGATATAGAGATCATTTCCACTTTCAACGCCAATGAGGGAGTTCTCTTTACGGACCCTGCTGCCTATAACGACGAGACGCTATTCAGGAAGCAGATTCAAGACATCTTCACCACGTTGTCAAGCGATGATGCCGATTTTATCTTTGAGACGCTTTACCCTACCAAATATGATGGATCTATGCCGTACACTAATTCCTTGGGCCGAGCGCAGCTAGTCATTGCTGAAGCTTCAATTTTTTGCAACCAAAACTCAATGGTCAAGGCCGCACAAAAACAAGGCGTGGCTGCATTCGCGTTTCAAAACTCCATCTGGCCAGCAATCCATGGGTCTGACCAACGttatcttttcccttcaGGGCCGACGACACCTGCGAACGCCCAAGTTTCGACCGTTATGTGGGATATCATTGCTGGATTTGTCAACAATGGCTCTCCGATCAAACCCCCAGTTCACAGCGCCTCGATTCCTGCATACGGGAAGAGTGACTCTATTTTGAACTTGCTAGATAATGCTTACTCAGTTATTCGCGACCCAACCACAAACGCAAGATGCGATTGGTGGCAAAAGGCCCTGTACTACTGA